The following proteins are encoded in a genomic region of Magallana gigas chromosome 1, xbMagGiga1.1, whole genome shotgun sequence:
- the LOC105329979 gene encoding uncharacterized protein yields MLIWVENAPIFEVDSVEDITTFIDRHTTCAKNEQISQLVNYQTHRHARTCKKKGKNICRFNFPLPPMPKTTILLPLDQNELDGNPDVEKNYLKICEVLNEIKLDQSGCHFTSFENFLSKLNMSEEMYKIAIRSSLKTPKVFLERKVSEIRINAYNQTLLKAWEANLDVQYILDGYACAAYIVSYISKSQRGMSNLLHEACEEARKGNFTLKQQVRQIGNKFLTHVEISAQEAAYILLQMPMRSSSRSVVFINTSEQGKRTFLLKPVEILQDMPGESTNIESDNWIKRYQRRPRALQNCCLADFVSKFDIILPPKEKRQNISVEYLPEQELEETNEDDYLLELTSKSGLMELEKEYIMRDGSILKQRNIQKVIRYVRFNKNQDPENYYREQLMLFLPWRKEIDDLLGSHSSYESKFIQTKDIIFNNREAYALDKGVADIVEDNEMVLLNDNANVISALQHSEEIDLNIEDQMCLDHGCFNPETAGVSYDLGLDLGITRKQVEINDLVFNTMNDEEYRKLTCELNVKQKQFFYHILHSVKTDQLPLYCFLSGGAGVGKSVLTTCLYQSIVRYFSKKLADRPDEIKAVLCAPTDECQETD; encoded by the exons ATGTTGATATGGGTTGAAAACGCTCCAATTTTTGAAGTTGACTCTGTGGAAGACATTACAACATTCATTGATAGGCATACTACATGTGCCAAGAATGAGCAGATATCTCAGTTGGTAAACTATCAGACCCACCGCCATGCTCGCACTTGCaagaaaaaagggaaaaatatATGCAGATTCAATTTCCCCTTGCCTCCTATGCCAAAGACAACAATACTATTGCCTCTTGATCAAAATGAATTGGATGGAAACCCAGATGTAGAGAAAAATTATCTCAAAATATGTGAAGTtctcaatgaaataaaactagACCAATCTGGATGTCATTTCACGAGTTTTGAAAATTTCCTTTCAAAATTGAATATGTCTGAAGAAATGTATAAAATAGCAATTCGATCATCCTTGAAGACTCCGAAAGTTTTCCTAGAACGCAAAGTGTCTGAAATTAGAATTAATGCTTACAATCAGACATTGTTAAAAGCATGGGAAGCCAATTTAGATGTTCAGTATATACTGGATGGCTATGCTTGTGCTGCTTATATTGTCTCATACATTTCAAAATCCCAAAGAGGAATGTCAAATTTATTGCATGAGGCTTGTGAGGAAGCTAGGAAAGGTAATTTTACCTTGAAACAACAGGTCAGACAAattggaaacaagttcttgACACATGTTGAAATAAGTGCACAAGAGGCAGCTTATATTCTCCTGCAAATGCCAATGCGATCGAGCAGTAGATCAGTTGTTTTCATAAACACTAGTGAACAAGGAAAAAGAACATTCTTATTGAAACCTGTGGAAATTTTACAAGACATGCCAGGTGAATCTACAAATATCGAGTCAGACAATTGGATAAAACGCTATCAAAGAAGACCCAGAGCACTTCAAAACTGTTGTCTAGCAGATTTTGTGTCAAAATTTGACATTATATTACCACCGAAAGAAAAAAGACAAAACATAAGCGTTGAATATTTACCCGAACAAGAATTAGAGGAGACAAATGAGGATGATTATCTTCTAGAGCTGACTTCAAAGTCGGGATTGATGGAGCTAGAGAAAGAATATATTATGAGAGATGGTTCAATACTAAAGCAGAGGAATATACAAAAAGTGATTCGCTATGTGAGGTTTAACAAAAACCAAGATCCAGAAAATTATTATAGAGAACAGTTAATGTTGTTTTTACCATGGCGAAAAGAAATCGATGATTTGTTAGGAAGTCATTCAAGTTATGAAAGCAAATTTATTCAAACCAAAGACATCATCTTTAACAACAGGGAAGCTTATGCTCTTGACAAAGGTGTTGCTGATATTGTGGAAGACAATGAAATGGTTTTATTAAATGACAATGCCAATGTTATTTCAGCACTTCAGCATTCTGAAGAGATTGATTTGAATATTGAAGATCAGATGTGTTTGGACCATGGTTGCTTTAATCCAGAGACAGCAGGAGTTTCCTATGACTTGGGATTAGATTTGGGTATTACAAGAAAGCAAGTTGAAATAAATGACTTGGTTTTCAACACAATGAATGATGAAGAGTACAGGAAACTTACTTGTGAACTTAATGTAAAACAGAAACAGTTCTTTTATCACATTTTACATAGTGTGAAGACTGATCAACTTCCATTGTATTGTTTTCTATCAGGAGGAGCTGGGGTAGGAAAGAGTGTTTTAACAACTTGCCTTTACCAAAGTATTGTCAGATACTTTTCCAAGAAACTAGCAGATAGACCCGATGAAATAAAAGCTGTTTTGTGTGCCCCAACAG ATGAATGTCAAGAAACTGATTAA